The region GATCCAGACTTATCTTGGTAAACGGCGATCAAATGTGGAACACCACCGCCCTGTGAGTATGTACCGCGAACAGTATGTCCAGGTGCTTTTGGAGCGATCATGATGACGTCTAAGTCAGCGCGTGGCTGAACTTGACCATAATGCACATTAAAGCCGTGAGCGAATGCCAATGCAGCGCCCTGCTTGATATTGCCGTGAACTTCTTTGTTGTATACGTCAGCGATTTGCTCATCAGGCAACAACATCATGACTACGTCAGCATCTTTAACCGCTTCGCCAACCTCTTTAACTGTTAAGCCAGCATTTTCTGCTTTGCTCCAGGAAGCGCCACCTTTACGTAAACCAACGGTAACGTTACAGCCTGAATCTTTCAGGTTCAATGCATGCGCATGACCTTGTGAACCATAACCAATGATGGTGACTTTCTTGCCCTTAATGAGGGACAAATCAGCGTCTTTATCGTAAAAAACTTTCATGCTCTTTCCTTGTTTTGAAAATGTAATTAATGCAGAAATCTATTAAAAAAATTAAACCTTGAGGATGCGCTCTCCACGTCCAATTCCTGAACCACCCGAACGGACAGTTTCAAGAATTGATGCGCGATCGATCGAATCAATAAAGGCATCCAATTTGGCACCATCACCAGTTAACTCAATGGTGTAACTCTTATCAGTCACATCGATGATGCGACCGCGGAAGATATCGGTAGTACGTTTGAGCTCTTCACGTTCTTTTCCAACGGCGCGCACTTTAATCATCATGAGCTCACGCTCAATGTGTGGGCCTTCGCTTAAATCAAATACCTTAACCACTTCAACCAAACGGTTCAAGTGCTTGGTGATTTGTTCAATAACGTCATCAGAACCAAAGGTAACAATGGTCATGCGAGATAAGGATGGATCTTCAGTTGGCGCAACACTTAAGGTATCGATGTTGTAGCCACGCGCTGAGAATAGACCCACTACGCGGGATAACGCGCCCGGCTCATTCTCAATTAATACAGAAATAATATGTCGCATTACAGATCCTCACTACCCAAAAGCATTTCAGTAATACCTTTACCCGCTTGAACCATAGGCCAAACGTTTTCTTCTGGATCGGTTTGGAAGTCCATAAATACAGTGCGATCTTTCAAACGAATCGCTTCTTTAAGAGCACCTTCAACATCAGACTTCTTCTCAATACGCATGCCAACGTGACCATAGGCTTCAGCTAATTTCACGAAATCAGGCAAAGAATCCATATAAGAGCTGGAATAACGCTTGTTATAAGTTAACTCCTGCCACTGACGAACCATACCTAAGTAACGGTTATTTAAAGAAACAATCTTTACAGGAGTGTTGTATTGCTTACAGGTAGAAAGTTCCTGAATACACATCTGAATTGAGCCTTCACCGGTAATGGCAAATACATCCTTGTCCGGAAATGCTTTCTTAATACCCATGGCATATGGCAAACCAACACCCATAGTGCCAAGACCACCAGAGTTAATCCAACGACGTGGCTGATCAAATTTGTAGAACTGAGCAGCCCACATTTGATGCTGACCTACGTCAGACGTGATGAATGCATCGCCGCCTGTCAGTTCCCATAACTTTTGAACGACATACTGCGGCTTAACAATTTGAGAAGCTTCGTCATATTTCAAGCAATCTTTTTTGCGCCACTCGTTGATTTGCTCCCACCAAGCGGCAAGCTTCTCGCCATTCTTGCGTGGGCCGGCAGCTTTCAACTGGGCAGTCATCTCTACTAATACCTCTTTGAGATTGCCAACAATGGGAACATCGACCTTCACACGCTTAGAAATCACAGATGGATCAATGTCAATATGAATAATCTTGCGCGGATGACTTGCAAAGTGTTCTGTATTTCCAATCACACGGTCATCAAAACGTGCGCCAATCGCAATCAACACATCACTGTGTTGCATCGCCATATTGGCTTCGTAAGTGCCATGCATACCGAGCATGCCCAAAAACTGGGGGCTGGTTCCTGGAAAGCCACCAAGACCCATCAAGGTATTGGTTACTGGATACCCCAGAAGGTCAGCAAATTCTTTTAATTCAGGCGCTGCGTCTGCCAAGATAATGCCACCACCGGTGTAGATGTATGGACGCTCGGCTTCTTGCAACAGCGCTACAGCCTTTCGGATTTGTCCGCTATGCCCTTTAACAACTGGGTTATAGGAGCGCATTTCCAAAGTTTCCGGATAAACAAACGGGGCTTTTGCTGCTGAAACGTCTTTAGGAATATCGATTAATACAGGGCCAGGTCGACCGGTCTGAGCGATATGAAAAGCCTTCTTTAATACCAAAGGTAGATCTCTCACATCCTTCACTAGGAAGTTATGTTTCACCACTGGGCGTGTAATACCAACGGTATCTGCCTCTTGGAAAGCATCCTCACCAATCGCATAGGTTGGCACATTACCGCTGATGATCACCATCGGGATCGAATCAGTGTAGGCAGTGGCAATGCCAGTAACTGCGTTCGTTACACCTGGTCCCGAAGTGACTAATGCAACGCCAACCTTACCGGTTGCGCGCGCATAGCCATCAGCCGCATGAACAGCTGCCTGTTCATGGCGAACGAGAATATGTTCGAACTTATCTTGTTTAAAAATTTCATCATAGATAAAGAGAACGGACCCACCTGGGTAACCCCA is a window of Polynucleobacter asymbioticus QLW-P1DMWA-1 DNA encoding:
- a CDS encoding acetolactate synthase 3 catalytic subunit; the protein is MNTSSAEFLATKANKDTTNTNTEAAPPEMIGAEMLVHALHKEGVEFVWGYPGGSVLFIYDEIFKQDKFEHILVRHEQAAVHAADGYARATGKVGVALVTSGPGVTNAVTGIATAYTDSIPMVIISGNVPTYAIGEDAFQEADTVGITRPVVKHNFLVKDVRDLPLVLKKAFHIAQTGRPGPVLIDIPKDVSAAKAPFVYPETLEMRSYNPVVKGHSGQIRKAVALLQEAERPYIYTGGGIILADAAPELKEFADLLGYPVTNTLMGLGGFPGTSPQFLGMLGMHGTYEANMAMQHSDVLIAIGARFDDRVIGNTEHFASHPRKIIHIDIDPSVISKRVKVDVPIVGNLKEVLVEMTAQLKAAGPRKNGEKLAAWWEQINEWRKKDCLKYDEASQIVKPQYVVQKLWELTGGDAFITSDVGQHQMWAAQFYKFDQPRRWINSGGLGTMGVGLPYAMGIKKAFPDKDVFAITGEGSIQMCIQELSTCKQYNTPVKIVSLNNRYLGMVRQWQELTYNKRYSSSYMDSLPDFVKLAEAYGHVGMRIEKKSDVEGALKEAIRLKDRTVFMDFQTDPEENVWPMVQAGKGITEMLLGSEDL
- the ilvN gene encoding acetolactate synthase small subunit, which produces MRHIISVLIENEPGALSRVVGLFSARGYNIDTLSVAPTEDPSLSRMTIVTFGSDDVIEQITKHLNRLVEVVKVFDLSEGPHIERELMMIKVRAVGKEREELKRTTDIFRGRIIDVTDKSYTIELTGDGAKLDAFIDSIDRASILETVRSGGSGIGRGERILKV